The DNA segment TGTAGATGTTTCATAATCTCCTAAATAAATCTCCAAAATAGCTTTTCCTGCTTCATCTGCAGCCTTGATAGCGATGTCTAATTCAGGAATCTTATCAGGAATTGGAATGTCTTTCAATAGAAATTACCTAAGTTGTAAGTTCTGGCTTTAATGTCCAGGCAACTCCTAGAACAATAAATGGAATTGACATTACTCCGATGATAGCAATTATGGTATTGAACTGTGCAGTTGAGACCTCTGGATTGTTAACTATCCATGGTAAAGGTAACGTGATGATAATCCAGATAATTCCTAAGAGAACAATCAACTTTGCTTTGGCTTTTCTATCTTTCATAATTTTTTGATCTCCGGTGTTGTATTAAATTCATGTGAATTCATTTTATTGATTCCCCTCCATCTACTGTAAGAATTGCACCTGTAGTCCAAGATGCATCATCTGAGGCAAAATATAGCACCGCTTTTCCTACTTCATCTGGTTGTCCAATTCTACCAATAGGATGCTCATTATCCATGAATTCTTTGTCTTTCTCAGTTTTCAAGAAAGGTTTTGTCATGTCCGTATCAACAACTCCAGGACAAATACAGTTAACTCTGATTTTGTTTTTTGAATATTCTAGTGCCCAACATTTAGTCAATAATATCAAAGCAGCTTTTGATGCAGAATACGCATCAGCATTAAATCCTTGATATGCCTTGATTCCCGCATCTGATGAAATATTTATTATTGAACCCGATGTTTTTTGTAAATGAGGAATTGCCTCCTTAGTATATCGGAATTGCCCTGTCAGATTTACATCTAATACTTTATTCCATTCCTCCTCATCAATTTCATGCAATTTTTTTATCTCTGGAAATATTCCCGCATTATTTACAAGAATATCTAACTTACCAAATTTTTCAATGATTTTGTTTATTACATTTTTTACATCATTTGTTTTTCTAATGTCAGCTGCAATGGCTATAG comes from the Candidatus Nitrosopumilus sediminis genome and includes:
- a CDS encoding SDR family NAD(P)-dependent oxidoreductase translates to MKLSGKVALVTGGSRGIGLATAKILSENGATVAITAKNKERLEKAVLEIPNAIAIAADIRKTNDVKNVINKIIEKFGKLDILVNNAGIFPEIKKLHEIDEEEWNKVLDVNLTGQFRYTKEAIPHLQKTSGSIINISSDAGIKAYQGFNADAYSASKAALILLTKCWALEYSKNKIRVNCICPGVVDTDMTKPFLKTEKDKEFMDNEHPIGRIGQPDEVGKAVLYFASDDASWTTGAILTVDGGESIK